One genomic window of Halorubrum hochsteinianum includes the following:
- a CDS encoding tRNA-intron lyase, whose product MHPTGHLRDGTVRVGGDARQRFYDGRGYGRPLDGNEIALSRVEAAHLLFRGDLSGIELDDTTDADPVGFERFFVASAAAVDRFAVRFLVYSDLRDRGFYLSPAREPWPGGRDAPGDAVDFVAYERGETPDTGKVKYPIQVVGERESIAASGLAGRTLAVVDEESDITYFAAEGGAIEGSTDYEPPSDLSGVLLADRVVVWDAPADLHEHGFYGQPLTGRAADVEGALQLSLVEAASLAADGRLSVSASVDDAEAESADATPRDAAARVVARGRDVEGERFDRRLAAYERLRAADAVPKTGFKFGADFRTYLDVETVEDLPHSKHLVRVVEPDHRFSPRELSLDVRLAGGVRKEMVFALTAVGDDHPADGGSEASDGGARADAVLDADVEWLSIDRLTP is encoded by the coding sequence ATGCACCCGACGGGACACCTGCGCGACGGCACGGTCCGCGTCGGCGGGGACGCCCGCCAGCGCTTCTACGACGGCCGGGGATACGGGCGACCGCTCGACGGCAACGAGATCGCGCTCTCGCGGGTCGAGGCCGCGCACCTGCTGTTCCGCGGTGATCTCTCGGGGATCGAACTCGACGACACGACCGACGCCGACCCCGTCGGCTTCGAGCGCTTCTTCGTCGCGAGTGCGGCCGCCGTCGACCGCTTCGCGGTGCGGTTCCTCGTCTACTCGGACCTGCGCGACCGCGGCTTCTACCTCTCGCCCGCCCGCGAGCCGTGGCCGGGCGGCCGAGACGCCCCGGGCGACGCGGTCGACTTCGTCGCCTACGAGCGCGGCGAGACGCCCGACACGGGCAAGGTGAAGTACCCGATCCAGGTCGTCGGCGAGCGCGAGTCGATCGCGGCGAGCGGACTCGCCGGCCGGACCCTCGCCGTCGTCGACGAGGAGTCGGACATCACCTACTTCGCGGCCGAGGGCGGCGCGATCGAGGGGTCGACCGACTACGAGCCGCCGAGCGACCTGAGCGGCGTCCTCCTCGCGGACCGGGTCGTCGTCTGGGACGCCCCCGCGGACCTCCACGAACACGGGTTCTACGGCCAGCCGCTCACGGGGCGGGCCGCCGACGTAGAGGGCGCACTCCAGCTCTCGCTCGTCGAGGCCGCCTCGCTGGCGGCGGACGGCCGGCTGTCGGTGTCGGCGTCGGTGGACGACGCCGAGGCCGAGAGCGCGGACGCGACTCCCCGCGACGCCGCCGCCCGGGTCGTCGCCCGCGGCCGCGACGTGGAGGGCGAGCGGTTCGACCGCCGGCTCGCCGCGTACGAGCGGCTCCGCGCGGCCGACGCGGTCCCGAAGACCGGGTTCAAGTTCGGTGCGGACTTCCGGACCTACCTCGACGTGGAGACGGTCGAGGACCTGCCGCACTCGAAACACCTCGTGCGCGTCGTCGAGCCCGACCACCGCTTCTCGCCGCGAGAGCTCTCCCTCGACGTGCGGCTCGCCGGCGGCGTCCGCAAGGAGATGGTCTTCGCGCTGACGGCGGTCGGCGACGACCATCCCGCCGACGGCGGGAGCGAGGCGAGCGACGGGGGCGCGCGCGCCGACGCGGTCCTCGACGCCGACGTGGAGTGGCTCTCGATCGACCGACTGACGCCCTGA
- a CDS encoding dihydroorotase, whose product MLITGATLADGRVRDVRIGDDGRIGAVAEGLDADAGERVVEARGRHLLPGAVDVHVHFREPGGSHKETWTSGSRSAAAGGVTTVVDQPNTDPPTVDGAAFDEKADLAAESLVDYGINGGVTAEWDPESLFDRPLFALGEVFLADSTGDMGIDADLFADALDEATARDVPVTVHAEDATLFDERALDGDLGGVGTAAAADAWSAYRTADAEVAAVERALATAAERDARVHVAHTSTPEAVDAVTEARGDGAAATCEVTPHHLYLSRERARSLGTFGRMNPPLRSEERREALFARLADGDVDVVATDHAPHAVDEKRRGLVDAPSGVPGVETLYPLLLESVRTGELSFERVRDVVAANPAETFGLDRKGRVAEGYDADLVLVDTADPREIEAAALHSACAWTPFEGLRGVFPELTLVRGEVVYERDPATGAASFGEPVGRNVRDA is encoded by the coding sequence ATGCTCATCACGGGCGCGACGCTGGCCGACGGACGGGTACGGGACGTGCGGATCGGCGACGACGGGCGGATCGGCGCGGTCGCCGAGGGGCTGGACGCCGACGCCGGCGAGCGCGTCGTCGAGGCGCGCGGCCGACACCTCCTCCCGGGCGCGGTCGACGTCCACGTCCACTTCCGCGAACCGGGCGGGAGCCACAAGGAGACGTGGACCTCCGGCTCCCGCAGCGCGGCCGCGGGCGGGGTGACGACCGTCGTCGACCAGCCGAACACCGACCCGCCGACGGTCGACGGCGCGGCGTTCGACGAGAAGGCCGACCTCGCCGCCGAGTCACTCGTCGACTACGGGATCAACGGCGGCGTCACCGCCGAGTGGGACCCGGAGAGCCTGTTCGACCGGCCCCTGTTCGCGCTCGGCGAGGTGTTCCTCGCCGACTCGACGGGCGACATGGGGATCGACGCCGACCTGTTCGCGGACGCGCTCGACGAGGCGACCGCCCGGGACGTCCCGGTCACCGTCCACGCCGAGGACGCGACGCTGTTCGACGAGCGCGCCCTCGACGGGGACCTCGGCGGGGTCGGGACGGCCGCGGCCGCGGACGCGTGGTCGGCCTACCGGACCGCCGACGCGGAGGTCGCCGCCGTCGAGCGCGCGCTCGCGACGGCCGCCGAGCGGGACGCGCGGGTACACGTCGCGCACACCTCGACGCCGGAGGCGGTCGACGCGGTGACGGAGGCCCGCGGGGACGGCGCGGCGGCGACCTGCGAGGTGACGCCGCACCACCTGTACCTCTCCCGCGAGCGGGCGCGGTCGCTCGGCACGTTCGGGCGGATGAACCCGCCGCTCCGCTCCGAGGAGCGCCGCGAGGCGCTGTTCGCGCGGCTCGCCGACGGCGACGTCGACGTGGTCGCGACCGACCACGCGCCCCACGCGGTCGACGAGAAGCGGCGTGGGCTCGTCGACGCGCCGAGCGGCGTCCCCGGCGTCGAGACGCTGTACCCGCTGCTGCTCGAATCGGTCCGGACGGGAGAGCTGTCGTTCGAACGCGTCCGCGACGTGGTCGCCGCCAACCCGGCCGAGACGTTCGGACTCGACCGGAAGGGCCGGGTCGCCGAGGGGTACGACGCCGACCTCGTCTTGGTCGACACCGCCGACCCCCGGGAGATCGAGGCCGCCGCGCTCCACAGCGCCTGCGCGTGGACGCCCTTCGAGGGGCTCCGGGGCGTCTTCCCCGAACTCACGCTCGTCCGCGGCGAGGTGGTCTACGAGCGCGACCCCGCGACCGGGGCCGCGTCGTTCGGCGAGCCGGTCGGGCGGAACGTCCGGGACGCCTGA
- a CDS encoding CopG family ribbon-helix-helix protein, with amino-acid sequence MTVVSVSMPEELLERIDQFSEEHGYTGRSEVVREASRNLLGEFEDAKLEDRALMAVVTVLFNYETTSVEERMMRLRHEHERIVASNFHSHVGSQYCMELFVLEGCLEEISTFVGKVRATKDTLTVDYSVTPVDEFGAGALGEGGAHAHGGRGSAEDAEDASAGEGRAEGDGDD; translated from the coding sequence ATGACAGTCGTCAGCGTCTCCATGCCCGAGGAGTTGCTCGAACGGATCGACCAGTTCTCCGAGGAACACGGCTACACGGGCCGCAGCGAGGTCGTCCGCGAGGCGTCCCGGAACCTCCTCGGCGAGTTCGAGGACGCGAAACTCGAGGACCGCGCGCTGATGGCCGTGGTGACCGTCCTGTTCAACTACGAGACGACGAGCGTCGAGGAGCGGATGATGCGGCTGCGCCACGAGCACGAGAGGATCGTCGCGTCGAACTTCCACAGCCACGTCGGGTCGCAGTACTGCATGGAGCTGTTCGTGCTGGAGGGCTGCCTAGAGGAGATCTCGACGTTCGTTGGAAAGGTGCGCGCGACGAAGGACACGCTCACCGTCGATTACAGCGTCACGCCGGTCGACGAGTTCGGTGCCGGCGCGCTCGGAGAGGGCGGCGCGCATGCCCACGGCGGGCGCGGGTCGGCGGAGGACGCCGAGGACGCGTCCGCCGGAGAGGGCCGAGCCGAGGGCGACGGGGACGACTGA
- the uppS gene encoding polyprenyl diphosphate synthase, whose product MLDRLRGVVERAYGRHLRREIDDVPDHVAVIQDGNRRYARERGDDAPDGHRAGADTTERVLDWCADLGVSELTLYAFSTENFERPDEELVPLFDLLERKLREFADADRVHEQGVRVRAIGDVPRLPPRVRDAVEYAERRTDGNDRFTLNVALAYGGRTELLDAARDVAREVAAGETDPEAVDVETVESRLYDRPIRDVDLIVRTGGDERTSNFLPWHANGNEAAVYFCAPYWPEFSEADFLRAIRTYESREESWQRARAERAAALVRALAEVEFAEARAAASRLRERVPRLDGSDLSEDALGVAEPNPAAPVEGESPEPTETG is encoded by the coding sequence ATGCTGGACCGGCTCCGCGGCGTCGTCGAGCGCGCGTACGGGCGGCACCTGCGCCGCGAGATCGACGACGTCCCCGACCACGTCGCCGTCATTCAGGACGGGAACCGTCGGTACGCGCGCGAGCGCGGCGACGACGCCCCCGACGGCCACCGCGCGGGCGCGGACACCACCGAGCGCGTCCTCGACTGGTGCGCCGACCTCGGCGTCTCGGAGCTCACCCTCTACGCCTTCTCCACCGAGAACTTCGAGCGCCCGGACGAGGAGCTGGTACCCCTCTTCGACCTGTTAGAGCGCAAGCTCCGGGAGTTCGCCGACGCCGACCGCGTTCACGAACAGGGCGTGCGCGTCCGGGCCATCGGCGACGTGCCTCGGCTCCCGCCCCGCGTCCGCGACGCGGTCGAGTACGCGGAGCGGCGCACCGACGGCAACGACCGGTTCACGCTCAACGTCGCCTTGGCGTACGGCGGCCGGACCGAGCTGCTCGACGCCGCCCGCGACGTCGCTCGGGAGGTCGCCGCCGGCGAGACGGACCCCGAGGCGGTCGACGTCGAGACCGTCGAGTCCCGGCTGTACGACCGGCCGATCCGCGACGTTGACCTGATCGTCCGCACGGGCGGCGACGAGCGGACGTCCAACTTCCTCCCGTGGCACGCCAACGGGAACGAGGCGGCCGTCTACTTCTGTGCGCCCTACTGGCCGGAGTTCTCCGAGGCCGACTTCCTGCGCGCGATCCGAACCTACGAGTCGCGCGAGGAGTCGTGGCAGCGCGCGCGCGCCGAGCGGGCCGCCGCGCTGGTCCGGGCGCTCGCCGAGGTGGAGTTCGCCGAGGCCCGCGCCGCCGCCTCCCGCCTCCGGGAGCGCGTCCCGCGGCTCGACGGCAGCGACCTCTCCGAGGACGCCCTCGGGGTCGCCGAGCCCAACCCGGCCGCCCCGGTCGAGGGCGAGTCCCCGGAGCCGACGGAGACGGGCTAA
- the serS gene encoding serine--tRNA ligase — protein sequence MLSRQFVRENPEVVREALDNKGVDVDLDRILDVDEEWRELKRRGDDLRHERNEVSSKIGELKGAGEEEAAQEAIERSQELKSELQEVEERAEALESELEASLLELPQIPQESVPVGEDESENVERRREGFDDLRDLPDDVTPHYDLGEELEILDFERGAKVAGGGFYVAKGDGAHLEHALIQFMLDVHREQGYEDVFPPIPVNSESMRGTGQLPKFTEDAYRVEGSNEEEYDDDDLWLLPTAEVPVTNLHRDEILLGEDLPLKYQAYTPNFRQEAGEHGTETRGIVRVHQFNKVEMVNFVRPEESDDRFEGLVDEAEEVLRRLELPYRILEMCTGDLGFTQAKKYDVEVWAPGDDMDEGPEEGGRWLEVSSVSNFEGFQARRAGIQYREEHHESAEYLHTLNGSGLAVPRIVVAILEYYQNDDGTVTVPEALRPYMGGTEVIEGHDPVGESKLGGE from the coding sequence ATGCTGTCTCGACAGTTCGTCCGGGAGAACCCCGAGGTCGTCCGCGAGGCGCTCGACAACAAGGGCGTCGACGTCGACCTCGACCGGATACTCGACGTCGACGAGGAGTGGCGGGAGCTGAAACGGCGCGGCGACGACCTCCGCCACGAGCGCAACGAGGTCTCCTCGAAGATCGGCGAGCTGAAAGGGGCCGGCGAGGAGGAGGCGGCCCAGGAGGCGATCGAGCGGTCGCAGGAGCTCAAATCGGAGCTTCAGGAGGTCGAGGAGCGCGCCGAGGCGCTGGAGAGCGAACTGGAGGCGTCGCTGCTCGAACTCCCGCAGATCCCGCAGGAGTCCGTGCCGGTCGGTGAGGACGAGTCCGAGAACGTCGAGCGCCGCCGCGAGGGGTTCGACGACCTGCGCGACCTCCCCGACGACGTGACTCCGCACTACGACCTCGGCGAGGAACTGGAGATCCTCGACTTCGAGCGCGGCGCGAAGGTCGCCGGCGGCGGCTTCTACGTCGCGAAGGGCGACGGCGCGCACCTCGAACACGCGCTGATCCAGTTCATGCTCGACGTCCACCGCGAGCAGGGGTACGAGGACGTGTTCCCGCCGATCCCGGTCAACTCCGAATCGATGCGCGGCACGGGGCAGCTCCCGAAGTTCACCGAGGACGCCTACCGCGTCGAGGGGTCCAACGAGGAGGAGTACGACGACGACGACCTCTGGCTGCTCCCGACCGCCGAGGTGCCCGTCACGAACCTCCACCGCGACGAGATCCTGCTCGGCGAGGACCTCCCGCTGAAGTATCAGGCGTACACGCCGAACTTCCGGCAGGAGGCGGGCGAGCACGGCACCGAGACGCGCGGCATCGTCCGCGTCCACCAGTTCAACAAGGTCGAGATGGTGAACTTCGTGCGGCCCGAGGAGAGCGACGACCGCTTCGAGGGACTCGTCGACGAGGCCGAGGAGGTGCTGCGCCGCCTCGAACTCCCGTACCGCATCCTGGAGATGTGTACCGGCGACCTCGGCTTCACGCAGGCGAAGAAGTACGACGTGGAGGTGTGGGCCCCCGGCGACGACATGGACGAGGGGCCCGAGGAGGGCGGCCGCTGGCTTGAGGTCTCCTCGGTCTCGAACTTCGAGGGCTTCCAGGCGCGGCGGGCCGGGATCCAGTACCGCGAGGAGCACCACGAGTCCGCGGAGTACCTCCACACCCTGAACGGCTCCGGGCTGGCGGTCCCCCGGATCGTCGTCGCCATCTTGGAGTACTACCAGAACGACGACGGCACCGTTACCGTCCCCGAGGCGCTGCGCCCGTACATGGGCGGCACCGAGGTCATCGAGGGCCACGACCCGGTCGGCGAGTCGAAGCTGGGCGGGGAGTAG
- the lwrS gene encoding LWR-salt protein translates to MDAAYVFRVEVRFDPPEAAVDPDRFETTMEIPASEPGTDGWLFFRDRLWRGEIGDKPSFRQLADARLGLADAPGVEVVAADFRELRTDEASLDALKEAIATDLARFNADSVDEVLHKYLGSSVHVRE, encoded by the coding sequence ATGGACGCCGCCTACGTCTTCCGCGTCGAAGTCCGGTTCGACCCGCCTGAGGCCGCCGTCGACCCCGACCGGTTCGAGACGACGATGGAGATCCCCGCGAGCGAGCCCGGCACCGACGGGTGGCTGTTCTTCCGCGACCGCCTCTGGCGCGGCGAGATCGGGGACAAGCCGTCGTTCCGACAGCTGGCGGACGCGCGGCTGGGACTCGCAGACGCCCCGGGCGTCGAGGTCGTCGCCGCCGACTTCCGCGAACTCCGCACCGACGAGGCGTCGCTCGACGCGCTGAAAGAGGCGATCGCGACGGACCTAGCCCGTTTCAACGCCGACTCGGTCGACGAGGTCCTCCACAAGTACCTCGGGTCGTCGGTTCACGTCCGGGAGTGA
- a CDS encoding PadR family transcriptional regulator: MTKWFHSGRRRDLCALLYDHGELRAQSAKSRLESHYDERIDPGSFYGTLSALVESGHLDRRTEGIADVYALTEAGEAALLDHYGWLGERIDDGERIDDGERIDDGDGDGGDGDSGGDDDGQAPEGDEPDLKD; this comes from the coding sequence ATGACGAAGTGGTTCCACAGCGGCCGCCGCCGCGACCTCTGCGCGCTGCTGTACGACCACGGCGAACTGCGCGCGCAGTCGGCGAAGAGCCGGCTCGAATCGCACTACGACGAGCGGATCGACCCCGGCTCCTTCTACGGCACCCTCTCCGCGCTCGTCGAGAGCGGCCACCTCGACCGGCGGACCGAGGGGATCGCCGACGTGTACGCGCTCACCGAGGCGGGCGAGGCCGCGCTGCTCGACCACTACGGGTGGCTCGGCGAGCGGATCGACGACGGCGAGCGGATCGACGACGGCGAGCGGATCGACGACGGCGACGGCGACGGCGGCGACGGCGACAGCGGCGGCGACGACGACGGGCAGGCCCCGGAGGGCGACGAGCCGGACCTCAAGGATTAA
- a CDS encoding AAA family ATPase — protein sequence MNDTAGLRLTVRAAEKRDAGRGIARLPESARKRLALLSGDTVEVRGERTAVAKVWPGGPDAAEGSVLIDADTRANAGVNVGDTVTIAPVDVADADALTLSAPGRLADVDVSREVIERALSRELRDRPVTQGEAVHVERLGGLRFVVARTDPAGTVRVTASTDVSVAYEGDEGSASASADAPERAGSDPGTGPGDRSGPPGTDARPKAGDSPPEERTAGATYEDIGGLDEELELVRETIELPLSEPEVFTRLGIDPPKGVLLHGPPGTGKTLIARAVANEVNATFITVDGPEIMSKYKGESEERLREVFERASEDAPAIIFFDEIDSIAGKRDDGGDVENRVVGQLLSLMDGLDARGDVIVIGATNRVDTIDPALRRGGRFDREIEIGVPGEAGRRQILDVHTRRMPLADDVDLDRIASRTHGFVGADIEGLAQEAALTALRRARESDARALDDVTVGKADFEAAHANVEPSAMREYVAEQPTTDFDDVGGLEDAKAALERAVTWPLSYGPLFDAAGADPPTGVLLHGPPGTGKTMLARAIAGESGVNFIQVAGPELLDRYVGESEKAVRELFDRARQAAPAIVFFDEIDAVATDRDAAGGDGSGVGERVVSQLLTELDRAGDNPNLVVLAATNRRDALDRALLRPGRLETHVEVPEPDREARRKILDVHTREKPIADDVDVERLADETEGYSGAEIAALSRAAAMRAIERVADEHGEAANDHADEVGITDDDFDAALESVRPETA from the coding sequence ATGAACGACACCGCAGGGCTCCGGCTCACGGTGCGTGCCGCCGAGAAGCGGGACGCGGGCCGGGGCATCGCCAGGCTCCCCGAGTCGGCCCGCAAGCGGCTCGCCCTCCTCAGCGGCGACACGGTCGAGGTGCGCGGCGAGCGCACCGCGGTCGCGAAGGTGTGGCCGGGCGGCCCCGACGCCGCCGAGGGCTCCGTCCTCATCGACGCCGACACCCGCGCGAACGCCGGCGTGAATGTCGGCGACACCGTGACGATCGCCCCCGTCGACGTCGCCGACGCGGACGCCCTCACCCTCTCCGCGCCCGGCCGCCTCGCCGACGTGGACGTGAGCCGCGAGGTGATCGAACGGGCGCTCTCCCGCGAGCTCCGCGACCGCCCCGTCACGCAGGGCGAGGCCGTCCACGTCGAGCGGCTCGGCGGCCTCCGGTTCGTCGTCGCCCGGACCGACCCCGCGGGCACCGTCCGCGTCACCGCGTCGACGGACGTGTCGGTCGCGTACGAGGGCGACGAGGGGTCCGCTTCGGCCTCCGCGGACGCCCCCGAACGGGCCGGGAGCGACCCGGGCACGGGACCCGGCGACCGGTCGGGGCCGCCCGGGACCGACGCTCGGCCGAAGGCCGGCGACTCGCCGCCGGAGGAGCGCACGGCGGGCGCGACCTACGAGGACATCGGCGGGTTAGACGAGGAGCTGGAACTGGTCCGCGAGACGATCGAGCTCCCGCTCTCGGAGCCGGAGGTGTTCACCCGGCTCGGCATCGACCCGCCGAAGGGGGTCCTCCTTCACGGCCCGCCGGGGACCGGGAAGACGCTCATCGCCCGCGCGGTCGCCAACGAGGTGAACGCGACGTTCATCACCGTCGACGGCCCGGAGATCATGTCGAAGTACAAGGGGGAGTCCGAGGAGCGCCTGCGCGAGGTGTTCGAGCGCGCGAGCGAGGACGCCCCGGCGATAATCTTCTTCGACGAGATCGACTCGATCGCGGGGAAACGGGACGACGGCGGCGACGTGGAGAACCGCGTCGTCGGCCAGCTCCTCTCGCTGATGGACGGGTTGGACGCCCGCGGCGACGTGATCGTCATCGGCGCGACGAACCGCGTCGACACCATCGACCCCGCGCTCCGCCGGGGCGGGCGCTTCGACCGCGAGATCGAGATCGGCGTCCCCGGCGAGGCGGGTCGCCGCCAGATCCTCGACGTTCACACCCGGCGGATGCCGCTGGCCGACGACGTTGACCTGGACCGGATCGCGAGCCGCACCCACGGGTTCGTCGGGGCCGACATCGAGGGGCTCGCGCAGGAGGCGGCGCTGACCGCCCTCCGGCGAGCGCGCGAGTCCGACGCGCGGGCGCTCGACGACGTGACCGTCGGCAAGGCCGACTTCGAGGCCGCCCACGCGAACGTCGAGCCGAGCGCGATGCGCGAGTACGTCGCCGAGCAGCCGACGACGGACTTCGACGACGTGGGCGGCTTGGAGGACGCGAAGGCGGCGCTCGAACGCGCGGTGACGTGGCCGCTCTCGTACGGGCCGCTGTTCGACGCCGCGGGCGCTGACCCGCCGACCGGCGTCCTGCTCCACGGGCCGCCGGGGACGGGGAAGACGATGCTCGCGCGCGCCATCGCCGGCGAGAGCGGCGTCAACTTCATCCAGGTCGCCGGGCCGGAGCTGCTCGACCGGTACGTCGGCGAGTCGGAGAAAGCGGTCCGCGAACTGTTCGACCGCGCCCGGCAGGCGGCCCCCGCGATCGTCTTTTTCGACGAGATCGACGCGGTCGCGACCGACCGCGACGCGGCCGGCGGCGACGGCTCGGGCGTCGGCGAGCGCGTCGTCTCGCAGCTCCTGACGGAGCTGGACCGCGCCGGCGACAACCCGAACCTCGTCGTCCTCGCGGCGACCAACCGGCGGGACGCGCTCGACCGGGCGCTGCTCCGCCCCGGCCGCCTGGAGACGCACGTCGAGGTCCCCGAGCCGGACCGCGAGGCGCGCCGCAAGATCCTCGACGTTCACACCCGCGAGAAGCCGATCGCCGACGACGTGGACGTAGAGCGGCTCGCCGACGAGACGGAGGGGTACTCCGGCGCGGAGATCGCCGCCCTGTCGCGGGCCGCCGCGATGCGCGCCATCGAGCGCGTCGCCGACGAGCACGGCGAGGCCGCGAACGACCACGCCGACGAGGTCGGGATCACCGACGACGACTTCGACGCGGCGCTCGAATCCGTCCGTCCCGAGACCGCCTGA
- a CDS encoding HAD family hydrolase translates to MRPADYDFHLFDLDGTLVDAEWEYTRTVFDRVGDRLGREFSDREAYVLWHGLGGPRGETLREIGVDPDAFWPAFHAVEDPVARAEATYLHDDAARLLDRVAEVGGPTGVVTHCQEFLADPVLDRVGLDGRFDAVVCCTDETGWKPDPDPIEAAMESLGVDPGRHRGYYVGDGESDVAAAWNAGLDAVHVERVGHEDRGRCVLGDRRVGGLDELVDPT, encoded by the coding sequence ATGCGTCCCGCCGACTACGACTTCCACCTGTTCGACCTCGACGGGACCCTCGTCGACGCCGAGTGGGAGTACACCCGAACGGTGTTCGACCGCGTCGGCGACCGGCTGGGCCGCGAGTTCTCCGACCGGGAGGCGTACGTCCTCTGGCACGGGCTGGGCGGCCCGCGCGGCGAGACGCTCCGCGAGATCGGCGTCGACCCGGACGCGTTCTGGCCGGCGTTCCACGCCGTCGAGGACCCGGTCGCCCGCGCGGAGGCGACGTACCTCCACGACGACGCCGCGCGCCTGCTCGACCGCGTGGCGGAGGTCGGCGGCCCCACCGGGGTCGTCACCCACTGTCAGGAGTTCCTCGCCGACCCCGTCCTCGACCGCGTCGGCCTCGACGGCCGCTTCGACGCGGTCGTCTGCTGTACCGACGAGACCGGGTGGAAACCTGACCCGGACCCGATCGAGGCCGCGATGGAGTCGCTCGGCGTCGACCCCGGTCGGCACCGCGGCTACTACGTCGGCGACGGCGAGAGCGACGTGGCGGCCGCGTGGAACGCCGGCCTCGACGCGGTCCACGTCGAGCGCGTCGGCCACGAGGACCGCGGACGGTGCGTGCTCGGCGACCGACGCGTCGGCGGGCTGGACGAGCTGGTGGACCCGACCTGA
- a CDS encoding AAA family ATPase, which produces MTDPGESGPLGTGPVESADGEGEPAGAASGSGSAAAAGDPETPADVAALADRIADEVEDVIVGKRDAVEHVLVTVLARGHLLVEDVPGVGKTTLAKSVARSIDGSFKRVQFTPDLLPSDVTGVNVFNRRTDEFDFQPGPVFANVVLGDEINRAPPKTQSALLEAMEENQVTTDGTTRDLPDPFCVIATQNDVEPGQTYELPVAEVDRFTKKIRLGYPDTDEETEILGRLAGDHPIDSVEPVATVADVRRARSIVGEIEASEAVREYVARLAVFTRRNAELGASPRGSLALIRASQARAALDGRGYVIPDDVQAEAPSVLSHRVRTASGGTDGAAVVDDALDRVRVE; this is translated from the coding sequence ATGACGGACCCCGGGGAGTCGGGACCGCTCGGAACCGGTCCCGTGGAGTCCGCCGACGGAGAGGGGGAGCCGGCGGGGGCGGCGTCCGGTTCCGGGAGCGCGGCCGCGGCGGGCGACCCCGAGACGCCGGCGGACGTCGCCGCGCTCGCGGACCGGATCGCCGACGAGGTCGAGGACGTCATCGTCGGCAAGCGCGACGCGGTCGAGCACGTCCTCGTCACGGTGCTGGCGCGCGGTCACCTCCTCGTCGAGGACGTTCCCGGCGTCGGGAAGACGACGCTCGCGAAGTCGGTCGCGCGCTCGATCGACGGCTCGTTCAAGCGCGTCCAGTTCACGCCGGACCTCCTCCCGTCCGACGTCACCGGCGTCAACGTGTTCAACCGCCGCACCGACGAGTTCGACTTCCAGCCCGGCCCGGTGTTCGCGAACGTCGTCCTCGGCGACGAGATCAACCGCGCGCCGCCGAAGACACAGTCGGCGCTGCTGGAGGCGATGGAGGAGAACCAGGTGACCACCGACGGGACCACCCGCGACCTGCCGGACCCGTTCTGCGTGATCGCGACCCAGAACGACGTCGAGCCCGGACAGACGTACGAACTGCCCGTCGCGGAGGTGGACCGCTTCACGAAGAAGATCCGGCTCGGCTACCCGGACACCGACGAGGAGACCGAAATTCTCGGACGACTCGCCGGCGACCACCCGATCGATTCGGTGGAGCCGGTCGCGACGGTCGCGGACGTGCGCCGCGCCCGATCGATCGTCGGCGAGATCGAGGCCTCGGAGGCGGTCAGGGAGTACGTCGCCCGCCTCGCGGTGTTCACCCGCCGGAACGCCGAACTCGGCGCGAGCCCCCGGGGAAGCCTCGCGCTGATCCGGGCGTCGCAGGCCCGCGCCGCGCTCGACGGCCGGGGGTACGTGATCCCCGACGACGTACAGGCCGAGGCACCGAGCGTGCTCTCGCACCGCGTCCGGACCGCGTCGGGCGGGACGGACGGCGCGGCGGTCGTCGACGACGCGCTCGACCGGGTCCGGGTGGAGTGA